CGATTTGCTCAGCCGCTTCTCCTCGGACGTCAGCGCGGTGGAGGCGGCGGCCATGTACACGGTGGGCTCGTACCTGCGTGACAGCCTCCAGGTCATCATCCTGGCGGGCGTGGCGCTCTCGATGAGTCCCTTGCTGGGGGGCCTCATGTTGCTGGTGATTCCGCTCGCGGCGTTGCCGGCCTCCAAGCTGACGCGCAAGGTGCTCAAGCGCACGCGGGAAGGGCAGACGCAACTGGGCAACCTGGCCGGGCAGCTTCACGAGGGGCTGGGCGGTCTGCGCACCATTCAGGCCTTCAACGGTCAGGAGGCGGAGCTGGCCCGCTTCTCGGCCTTCGCGCAGGCGCACGAGAAGGCGGTGGTGAGCGCGGCCTGGGCTCGGGGCGCGGTCCCTGGGCTGATGGAAGTGCTGGCCGCGGCGGCGCTGGCCGGAGCCCTGGCCTACGCCGCGGGCGCGCGGCTGATGGAGCCCGAGGCCCTGTTGTCGCTGCTGACGGCCGTCATCCTGGTGTACCAGCCCGTGAAGGACCTGGGCCGGGTGACGCAGTTCGCGGTGCAGGCGGGCGCGGCGGGTGAGCGGCTCTTCTCGCTGCTCGACATGAAGCACCCGGTGGAGGACGCGCCGGATGCGGTGCCCGCGCCGCCGGTGTCGCGGAGCATCCGGTTCGAAGGCGTGCGCTTCTCCTACGGCGAGCGCCCGGCGCTGGATGGCCTGACGCTGGAGCTGAAGGCCGGGCAGGTGACGGCGCTCGTGGGTGGCAGTGGCGGAGGCAAGAGCACGGTGACGTCGCTGTTGCTGCGCTTCGAGCGGCCGCAGAAGGGCCAACTGCACCTCGATGGCGTGGACGCGGACCGGTACACGGCCGCGAGTGTCCGCTCCCAGTTCGCGTTGGTGACGCAAGAGCCACTGCTGTTCAGCGGCACGGTGTTGGACAACCTTCGTTATGCGCGCCCGGATGCCACGCGTGAAGAAGTGGAGGCCGCCGCGAAGGTGGCGCATGCCGACGGCTTCATCCGCGCGTTGCCGGAGGGCTACGACACGCGCATCGGCGAGCGGGGCGTGACGCTCAGCGGCGGCCAGCGTCAGCGGTTGTGCATCGCCCGGGCGGTGCTGGCGAAGGCCCCGGTGCTGGTCCTGGACGAGGCGACGAGCAGCCTCGACCCGGAGAGCGAGCGCGAGGTGCAAGCGGCGCTGGCTGCGGTGTTGCCTGGGCGCACGGCGCTGGTCATCGCGCACCGGCTGTCGACGGTGGTGAACGCGGACGTCCTCAACGTGATGGAGGCGGGCCGCGCCGTGGAGACGGGCTCGCACGCGGAGCTGCTGAAGCGGGACGGGCGCTACGCGGCGCTGTGGCGGATGCAGACGGAGGGCTCGTCCGAGCGAGGCGCGGCGTGAATCGGTGGACCTGGGCGT
This genomic window from Myxococcus hansupus contains:
- a CDS encoding ABC transporter ATP-binding protein, with the protein product MHTVLWRLLRYARPHFGVLLLAFVGMAAVGLTTGAYAYLTGPALKFLLSGGEEGFGSAQHVPWLADLPRDAALWGFPLVMVTVGAVKGVGYLAQFYFMGLFAQRVVKDLRRDLFQRLTALSPAQLARERMGDLLSRFSSDVSAVEAAAMYTVGSYLRDSLQVIILAGVALSMSPLLGGLMLLVIPLAALPASKLTRKVLKRTREGQTQLGNLAGQLHEGLGGLRTIQAFNGQEAELARFSAFAQAHEKAVVSAAWARGAVPGLMEVLAAAALAGALAYAAGARLMEPEALLSLLTAVILVYQPVKDLGRVTQFAVQAGAAGERLFSLLDMKHPVEDAPDAVPAPPVSRSIRFEGVRFSYGERPALDGLTLELKAGQVTALVGGSGGGKSTVTSLLLRFERPQKGQLHLDGVDADRYTAASVRSQFALVTQEPLLFSGTVLDNLRYARPDATREEVEAAAKVAHADGFIRALPEGYDTRIGERGVTLSGGQRQRLCIARAVLAKAPVLVLDEATSSLDPESEREVQAALAAVLPGRTALVIAHRLSTVVNADVLNVMEAGRAVETGSHAELLKRDGRYAALWRMQTEGSSERGAA